The nucleotide window CTCACGAGACCTGCTCCGCCAGCTTGAGGAGTTCGGCGCAGCTCGCCGACTTGCCGGCGAAGTCCTTCCAGGCGGTCTCGCGGGCGATGTCGCGCCACTGGCCCAGGGTCTTCTCGTCGAGGTTCTGGACCTTGGCGCCGGCCTTGCCGAAGATCTCCTCGACCTTGGTATCGTCCGCCTTGGCGCCGGCCTGCCCGAACGGCTCGAGTTCGGCGCCGATCGCCATGATCAGGTCCTGCTGGTCCTTGGGCAGACGCTCGAAGGCGATCTTCGACATCATGATCGGCTCGAGCATGAACCAGTAGGAGCGCTCGCGGCCCGAGGTCAGGGATTTGGCCAGTTCCTCCAGGCGGAACGAGATCAGGCTGGTGGACGAGGTGATGACCGCGTCGCAGGCGCCCGTCTGCATGGCGGCGTAGGATTCGCTCGAGGGAATCGACAGGGTGGCCGCTCCCGCCTGCTTCATCATCAGGTCCATCTCGCGCGATCCGCCGCGAACCTTAAGGCCCTTGGCGTCCTCTGGGGCAAAGAGGGGGCGCTCGCGGCTGGCGATGCCGCCCGATTGCCAGACCCAGGAAACGAGGATGATGCCCTTCGAATCGAGGATTTCGGTGATCTTCCGGCCGACCGGCGCCTTCTTCCAGGCGATGGCCTGCTCGTAGGAGCTCACCAGCGCCGGCATCAGGCCGATATTCATCTCCGCCACCTCGCCGCCGGCATAGGGGCTCGGGTACAGGCTCATGTCGAGGGCGCCCTTCCGCATGGCGCCGAACTGGGCGTTCGTCTTCATCAGCGACGAGCCCGGATAGACCTGCATCTCCAGGGCGCCCTTGGAGCGCTCGGCCACCAGGGCCGCGAATTTGCGGCACATGCGATCGCGGAAATCGCCCTCGTCGATCGTGCCGCCGGGGAACTGGTGCGAGATCTTCAGCGTGGTCGCCGCCTTCGCCCTCAGCCCCATGGACAGGATGGCGGGGGCGGCGAGGCCGGATGCGACGAGGGCGCGGCGTGTCAACGTCATGGCGTCTCTCCCGAGGCGGACCTTTGAGGTCTCGCTGTTTTGCACCGCAGCATTTATACTGCGGCGCCAATTCTTTATACAAAACACTATGCCTTGTATATTTTGTCAACTGCATTGAATAATGGGCAGTGACGAATTTCAAGCTGCGTAGGGATGGGACCGACATGAGCCGATCGCTCAGCCTCAGGCAGACGATCGAGACGGAGATCGTGGATGGTCGGCTGGCCATCGGCTCCCGCCTCGACGAAACCGACCTCGCCGAGCGCTTCGGCGTCTCGCGCACGCCGATCCGCGAGGCGCTGCTGCAGCTCGCCATGACGGGGCTCGTGGACATCAAGCCGCGTCGGGGCGCCATCGTCAGTGCGCCCGACCCGGAACTGCTCATCGCGATGTTCGAGACGATGGCCGAGATCGAGGCGTCCTGCGGCCGGCTCGCGGCCCGCCGGCTGATCGCGGCCGACGAGGCGGCCCTGAAGGCGGCCCTCTCCGCCTGCGCCGCGGCGGCGGCGGACGAGGATCCCGAAACCTACTACCAGGAGAACTACGTCTTCCACACGGTGATCTACCGCGCCTGCCGCAACGACTTCCTGTGCGAACAGGCGCGGCTGCTCCATCGGCGCCTGACACCGTTCCGGCGGATGCAATTGAGGGCGCGCCACCGGCTCGGACAATCGCTGGCGGAGCACGAAGCCATCGTCGCCGCCATCGTCGCGGGCGACGAGATCGCGGCATCGGAGAGGCTGCGCGCCCACGTCATCGTTCAGGGCGATCGCTTCTCCGACCTCGTCGCCAACCTGCGCTCGCTCAACGACGCCGCGTGAGAACTGGTGAATGACGAGGATGGGGCATCCTCATCAAGTCATTGGGCTGAAGCCAAGCAATCTTTAGGGATTGGCCACCATGGTTACGGCGACGTTGCACAAACTCGCTCGTTTTCCTGGACCGTTTCATGCGCCCCTCCATCAAGACAACGCTCATCGGCCTCTTCACGGCACTGGCCCTCATTACGGCAGTGCAAGGACTGGTTGCATTGCGAAAACTCGACGCCATCGGCGGCCGGATCGAGTTGCTGGCCACAAATGTCCTGCCCTCGGTGGATGCGGCCCACACCCTGAGTACGCTGGTGATGCGCACCCGCCTCTGGCAGTTCCGCTATCTCATGGCGGAGGACGAGGCCGAGCGTGCCCTGGGCGTCAAGAATGCCGGAGAGATGATCCAGAGCGCCGAGAAGGGCAGAGCCGCCTACCCGTCGCTCATCGCGTCACCGGCGGAACAGGCGCTGTTCGATGATTTCGCCGCCAAGTGGCAAGTCATGATGACGGGCTGGACCGCTCTGCGCGAGATGGATCCCGGCCAGCGCGCGTTGCTCTCCGAGCGTTTCCGCGGCCCGATGAATGCCGAATACCTCGCCGCGACCGCCGCCGCGCGCAAGCTCGTGCAGTTGAACGTCGAGGCCGGGACCGCCGCCGGCGTGGCGGCGCGCGAGGAACAGGCCCAGGCCGTTGTCACCACGCAGGCGATGCTGGCGATCTCCGTCGCCATGGCCCTGGCCGCCATGGCCTTCGCCTTCCTCGGCGTGTCGCGCCCGATCGAGCGGGTGACGGCGGCGATGCGCCGGCTGGCCTCCGGCGACACGGAGGTGGCGATCCCCGGCATCGGACGGACCGACGAGATCGGCGCCATGGCCGCCACCCTCGACACCTTCCGCGATAATCTGGTGCGGACCCGTGCCCTGGAAGCCGAGACCGCGCAGGCCCGCGCCGGAGCGGAAGCCCAGCGCAAGGCGGCCGCGCTCGCCCTGGCCGAGGGTTTCGAGAATGCGGTCGGCGGGATCCTGACCCGCGTTTCGGCGGCGGCGACCCAGCTGCGCGCGACCTCGCAGAGCATGTCGGGCACGGCCACCGAGACCGCGCAGCAATCGGTCGCCGTCGCGGCGGCGGCGGAGGAGGCGGGCACCAACGTCACCATGGTGGCGGCGGCGGCCGAGGAACTCGGCTCATCGGTGATGGAGATCGGGCGGCAGGTCCACGGTTCCACCAGCCTCGCGCACCGGGCCGTCGAGGAAGCGGCGCGGACGGGCGCGCAGATGAAGGACCTGAGCGATGCCGCGGCGAAGATCGGCGACGTGGTCGCGATGATCGCCACCATCGCCGGCCAGACCAACCTGCTGGCCCTCAACGCCACCATCGAGGCGGCCCGCGCGGGCGATGCGGGTCGCGGCTTCGCGGTGGTCGCGGCGGAAGTGAAGGAACTCGCCAACCAGACCGCGCGGGCCACCGACGAGATCGGCAGCCAGATCAGCCGGATCCAGGGCTCCACCGGTCAGGCCGTCACGGCGATCGAGACCATCACGGCCCGCATCCGCGAGATCAGCTCCGTCGCCACCTCGATCGCCGCAGCGGTGGAGCAGCAGGGCGCCGCGACGCAGGAGATCGTGCGCAACATCAACCAGGCCGCCGAGGGCACCGGCGAAGTCACGGCCACCATCGCGGGCGTGGCGGGCGCCGCCGAGGAGACGGGCGCCGCCGCCTCGCAGGTTCTGGCCTCCGCTTCCGAACTCTCTCGGGAATCGGAGCATCTCACCGCGGAAGTGGGGCAGTTCCTCGCGACCATCCGCGCGGCCTGAAGACGGGCGCCCGAGCGGATCGAGCCATCGACACGACGATCCCGGAGCTCCGACGCGGAGCCCCGGGATTCGTCGCTAAACCAAGCGGGCGTTGCCCGCGCGAACGACCGGCGGACCGTCGCCCTCCGGCCGGTCCCTCAATTGCCCACGCCGAAATTCTCGGCGATGACCGGGGTCTTCGATCGGATATGGGCGCGCATGAGCGCTGCCAGCGCCTCGCCGTCGCGGGCGTGGAGGAGCGCGATCATCCGCTCGTGCTCGGACACGGCCCGGCTCCATTGTTCCGCCGTCTGGTGGACGGCGTAGCGCGAGCGCTGGATGCGGCCGGACAGGCTCGCGTAGATGGCGCCCAACGCGGAGTTGCGGCTGGCGGCCATGATGGCCTCGTGGATCGCGCGGTTGAGCCGGAAATACGTGGCTTCCTCGCCGTTCTTCCAGGCCGTCACCATCACCTGATGATCCCGCTCGATGACCGCGACCTCCTCGTCGGTGATCGTGCGGCAGGCGAGATCGGCGGCCGTCGCCTCGAGACCGGCGATGACCTCGATCATCTCCTCGATCTCGGCCTGGGACAGGCTCGCCACCCGCGCCCCACGGTTGGGCAGCAATTCCAGCAGCCCTTCCGTGGCAAGAATCTTGATCGCCTCGCGCAGGGGCGTGCGCGAAATGCCGAACCGCTCGGTGAGCTCGCTCTCGTTCACCCTGGCCCGCGGTTCGAGTTCACCGGACTGGATGAGATCGCGCATCCGATCCACGACTTCGTCATGGAGGTAGCGACGATTGATCCCGATCGTCGATTCCAGCTTTTCCATGGGTGCGCGGGTCTTGATGTTGGAGGGTTAGATACTCTCCAAACGTGTATGCGTCGGACATCGGCCTGTCGAGGGAGCGCCCGAACAGTTGATCGCAGTCACCGGGGCATAACTATTCTTCGCATGTGCGAAGAGACGGGCGCGAACAGACCCGTCCGGCGGGACCGGCGCGGGACTCGGCGCCCCGGCTCAGTGCATTTCCTCGTGCCAGGTCCGTCCGTCGCGCTCGATCAGGGCGATGGCGGCGGTCGGGCCCCAGCTTCCGGCCGGATAGGCACGCGGCGGCTCGGGCCGGTCGGCCCAGGCCTTCAGCAGCGAGTCGGCCCAGGCCCAGGCGACCTCGACCTCGTCGCGGCGCATGAACAGGGTGGCGTTGCCGCGCACCACATCCATCAGCAGGCGCTCGTAGGCGTCGGGATAGCGCTGCTTGAACGTCTCCTCGAAGGAGATGTCGAGATTGGTCGGCCGCAGGCGCATGCCGCCCGGACCGGGATCCTTGGTCATCACTTCGAGCTTGATCCCCTCCTCCGGCTGGAGCCGGATGACGAGGCGGTTGGGCTCGCGCCCGAAGGATTCGGCCGGGAAGATCGAGAACGGCGAGGCGCGGAACTGCACCACGATCTCGGACAGCTTCTGGGGCAGGCGCTTGCCGGTGCGGAGGTAGAACGGCACGCCGGCCCAGCGCCAGGATTGCACTTCGAGCTTGAGGGCGACGAAGGTCTCGGTCCGGCTCGCGGTCTCGCCGCCGAGATCGGTTCGGTAGCTCTCCACCGGCTTGCCGTCGACGGCGCCGGCCGAGTACTGGCCGCGCACCGTGACGGCCTGGACGTCGCGCGGCGTGATCGGCTTCAGGGCGCGCAGCACCTTCAGCTTCTCGTCGCGCACCGAATTGGCGTCGAGGGTGAGCGGGCTCTCCATCGCCATCAGGCAGAGGAGCTGGAGCAGGTGGTTCTGCACCATGTCGCGCAGGGCGCCGGACGTGTCGTAATAGCCGGCGCGGCCCTCGACCCCCACCGTCTCGCCCACCGTGATCTGGACGTGGTCGATGACGTCCGCCGTCCAGAGCCGCTCGAAGATGGTGTTGGCAAAGCGCAGAGCCAGCAGGTTCTGCACCGTCTCCTTGCCGAGATAATGGTCGATGCGGAAGATCTGCTCCT belongs to Methylobacterium sp. 77 and includes:
- the dctP gene encoding TRAP transporter substrate-binding protein DctP, translating into MTLTRRALVASGLAAPAILSMGLRAKAATTLKISHQFPGGTIDEGDFRDRMCRKFAALVAERSKGALEMQVYPGSSLMKTNAQFGAMRKGALDMSLYPSPYAGGEVAEMNIGLMPALVSSYEQAIAWKKAPVGRKITEILDSKGIILVSWVWQSGGIASRERPLFAPEDAKGLKVRGGSREMDLMMKQAGAATLSIPSSESYAAMQTGACDAVITSSTSLISFRLEELAKSLTSGRERSYWFMLEPIMMSKIAFERLPKDQQDLIMAIGAELEPFGQAGAKADDTKVEEIFGKAGAKVQNLDEKTLGQWRDIARETAWKDFAGKSASCAELLKLAEQVS
- a CDS encoding GntR family transcriptional regulator; this encodes MSRSLSLRQTIETEIVDGRLAIGSRLDETDLAERFGVSRTPIREALLQLAMTGLVDIKPRRGAIVSAPDPELLIAMFETMAEIEASCGRLAARRLIAADEAALKAALSACAAAAADEDPETYYQENYVFHTVIYRACRNDFLCEQARLLHRRLTPFRRMQLRARHRLGQSLAEHEAIVAAIVAGDEIAASERLRAHVIVQGDRFSDLVANLRSLNDAA
- a CDS encoding methyl-accepting chemotaxis protein, translated to MRPSIKTTLIGLFTALALITAVQGLVALRKLDAIGGRIELLATNVLPSVDAAHTLSTLVMRTRLWQFRYLMAEDEAERALGVKNAGEMIQSAEKGRAAYPSLIASPAEQALFDDFAAKWQVMMTGWTALREMDPGQRALLSERFRGPMNAEYLAATAAARKLVQLNVEAGTAAGVAAREEQAQAVVTTQAMLAISVAMALAAMAFAFLGVSRPIERVTAAMRRLASGDTEVAIPGIGRTDEIGAMAATLDTFRDNLVRTRALEAETAQARAGAEAQRKAAALALAEGFENAVGGILTRVSAAATQLRATSQSMSGTATETAQQSVAVAAAAEEAGTNVTMVAAAAEELGSSVMEIGRQVHGSTSLAHRAVEEAARTGAQMKDLSDAAAKIGDVVAMIATIAGQTNLLALNATIEAARAGDAGRGFAVVAAEVKELANQTARATDEIGSQISRIQGSTGQAVTAIETITARIREISSVATSIAAAVEQQGAATQEIVRNINQAAEGTGEVTATIAGVAGAAEETGAAASQVLASASELSRESEHLTAEVGQFLATIRAA
- a CDS encoding GntR family transcriptional regulator; amino-acid sequence: MEKLESTIGINRRYLHDEVVDRMRDLIQSGELEPRARVNESELTERFGISRTPLREAIKILATEGLLELLPNRGARVASLSQAEIEEMIEVIAGLEATAADLACRTITDEEVAVIERDHQVMVTAWKNGEEATYFRLNRAIHEAIMAASRNSALGAIYASLSGRIQRSRYAVHQTAEQWSRAVSEHERMIALLHARDGEALAALMRAHIRSKTPVIAENFGVGN
- the zwf gene encoding glucose-6-phosphate dehydrogenase, with amino-acid sequence MATIIPVASFDCVVFGATGDLTTRKLLPALYYRYKDGQIPGTSRIIGASRSEMSAEAFRERARDALKRFIPARDLDEDKLAAFLDHLDYVAVDGAGDDGWDDLAAKLAERPDQVRPYYLATSPDLYGSICRNLSAHGLIGEKSRVVLEKPIGKDLKSARAINDAVGEVFPEEQIFRIDHYLGKETVQNLLALRFANTIFERLWTADVIDHVQITVGETVGVEGRAGYYDTSGALRDMVQNHLLQLLCLMAMESPLTLDANSVRDEKLKVLRALKPITPRDVQAVTVRGQYSAGAVDGKPVESYRTDLGGETASRTETFVALKLEVQSWRWAGVPFYLRTGKRLPQKLSEIVVQFRASPFSIFPAESFGREPNRLVIRLQPEEGIKLEVMTKDPGPGGMRLRPTNLDISFEETFKQRYPDAYERLLMDVVRGNATLFMRRDEVEVAWAWADSLLKAWADRPEPPRAYPAGSWGPTAAIALIERDGRTWHEEMH